Sequence from the Leptospira bourretii genome:
TCATCTAACAGAATTGAGGAGGTTCCTAAGAACGTGGCACGGACTTTTCCTTTTGGAATGGGATTTGTTTTACTGTCATGAGGAAAGTAAGAATCATAATGGTTTAGATTTCCAGAAGGACGAAAGACACAATGTGAAGAAAAAAGAATGAGTGATACAAAAAATGGGAATAAAAAAAATCTTTGGGGATGAAATGAATTGGTTCGGTCTAGCATAACCACCAAAATGAAAAACTAAAAAATCATTATGGCAAACCATTTCTAGTTTTGAACACGATTGGATCGCAAACGAGAGGGATTTGGAGGACTTGGTCTCTGGTGGGCACAAAGTGCACATCCAGAGACGGGAGCGAACGCGGACTCCGGAAAAGCCCGGGCCCACAGGGCCTCGCCCAAAAAAGAACAAAAGAAAATGAAGTGTTCTTGGTTCGATAAAATTTGGATTTGGATTCGCTGGATTTGTTTGCGATAGAGATCGGAACTTAGTCTAAAATTCAATATGAAATCGATCAACCCAGAATTGCCAATCGTTGTTACAGGAGGATCGGGATACATCGCATCTTGGATCGTCAAATATTTGTTAGAAGATGGGAAACAAGTGAGAGCAACAGTTCGAAGTTTGAAAGACACTTCGAAAATTGAACATCTGTTAGAGTTAAAAGAAAAGTTTAAAGACAAACTAAGTTTGTTTGAAGCAGATCTTATGGTAGATGGAAGTTTTGACAAATCGATTGAAGGTGTCGAACTTGTAATCCATACAGCCTCTCCATTTTTTGTTGCAGGTGTTAAAAATGCACAAAAACAATTGATTGATCCTGCTTTACAAGGTACAAAAAATGTTCTGGAATCTTGTAATCGTATTTCATCTGTTAAGCGAGTTGTTTTAACATCAAGTGTTGCTTCCATTTTTGGCGACAATATTGATTCGTTACAAGTTCCGAACCAAACTTTTACTGAAGAACATTGGAATACAACAAGTAACCTCACTCACCAACCATATGCTTATTCTAAAACTTTGGCCGAAAAAGAAGCTTGGGAAATTCAAAAAAAACAAACACGTTGGGATTTAGTTGTAATCAATCCATCTTTTGTAATGGGACCTTCTCTTTCTAAACGTTTGGATGGAACCAGTGTTGAGTTTATGAAAAATATGTTGAAAGGTGTTTTTCGCACAGGTGTTCCCGATACAAAAATGGGATTTGTTGATGTGAGAGATGTTGCAAAGGCACATATTTTAGCAGGTTTTACTCCTAATGCGAAAGGAAGGCATATTACGTCAGCAGAAGTAATGCCTATGTTAGGTGTTGCAAAAATCATCAAAGAAAACTTTGGAAACAAATATTCTCTTCCTACGGGAAATCTTCCGAAGGCTCTTGTTTATGTGATTGGTCCTTTTTTTGGATTATCTTGGGGTTATACAAAAAATAATATTGGCCAACCGTTAAACTTAAATAATGAGTATAGCAAAATTGAT
This genomic interval carries:
- a CDS encoding SDR family oxidoreductase, whose product is MKSINPELPIVVTGGSGYIASWIVKYLLEDGKQVRATVRSLKDTSKIEHLLELKEKFKDKLSLFEADLMVDGSFDKSIEGVELVIHTASPFFVAGVKNAQKQLIDPALQGTKNVLESCNRISSVKRVVLTSSVASIFGDNIDSLQVPNQTFTEEHWNTTSNLTHQPYAYSKTLAEKEAWEIQKKQTRWDLVVINPSFVMGPSLSKRLDGTSVEFMKNMLKGVFRTGVPDTKMGFVDVRDVAKAHILAGFTPNAKGRHITSAEVMPMLGVAKIIKENFGNKYSLPTGNLPKALVYVIGPFFGLSWGYTKNNIGQPLNLNNEYSKIDLGITYRPLKDTFIDHVNQMESSGLL